The following are from one region of the Geothermobacter ehrlichii genome:
- a CDS encoding two-component system sensor histidine kinase NtrB translates to MVLAGPEGWKTQPSRRHLTWFLLARIAVITIFLGGAIFFQLRAGMAGGHPALGYLYGLIVASYLHALASVLSLPRLRNLVFFTQTQIAWDLLFCFCLIYVTGGVDSLFSFSFVFVIIAASVFFSWRDILLVASASAILYGGLVDFQYYGQLPVLPGLPLSQEITGQQAFSSIFVHVAGFLLTALLCAALAERWRRSEQALQAQKIDYDELEALNRVILENISSGLMIVNEQGRIRSFNRAAEQITGFALQQVYNRDVRELFPRLDVFGEDGYRTRQRAEADIVDAEGQVRTLGYAASLIRDPQERLLGLLVSFQDLTMVKEMEERLRRADRLAAVGRLASAMAHEIRNPLASISGSVQLLMEGENVSDQDRRLMGIVVREAERLSGLLTDFLAYARPKKPQAEVCDLRQLLAEALQVCRSDPRFAAVEVEVRCPEGARFLLDHDQIRQVIWDLLINAAEAMQQRGRIRVSVDPDSGGIAVEDDGPGVPVELRERIFEPFFTTKPGGTGLGLATVHGIVEAHGGQLIVGKGELGGACFRILLGRQAVLN, encoded by the coding sequence ATGGTTCTGGCCGGTCCCGAAGGCTGGAAGACGCAGCCGAGCCGTCGGCACCTGACCTGGTTTCTGCTGGCCAGAATCGCCGTCATCACCATCTTTCTTGGCGGGGCCATCTTCTTTCAGCTCAGGGCAGGCATGGCTGGCGGCCATCCGGCTCTCGGCTATCTTTATGGCCTGATCGTCGCTTCCTACCTGCACGCCCTGGCTTCGGTCCTTTCACTGCCGCGCCTGCGGAACCTCGTCTTTTTCACCCAGACCCAGATCGCCTGGGATCTGCTCTTCTGTTTCTGCCTGATCTATGTAACCGGCGGCGTCGACAGTCTCTTTTCGTTCAGCTTCGTCTTCGTCATCATTGCCGCCAGCGTCTTCTTCAGCTGGCGGGACATTTTGCTGGTCGCCTCGGCTTCGGCCATCCTCTACGGGGGGCTGGTCGATTTCCAGTATTACGGTCAGCTCCCGGTCCTGCCGGGCTTGCCGCTGTCGCAGGAGATCACCGGCCAGCAGGCGTTCTCTTCCATCTTCGTGCATGTCGCCGGCTTTCTGCTGACGGCGCTGCTCTGCGCCGCCCTGGCCGAACGCTGGCGGCGCAGTGAGCAGGCCCTGCAGGCCCAGAAGATCGACTACGATGAACTCGAGGCCCTGAACCGGGTCATTCTCGAAAACATCAGCAGCGGCCTGATGATCGTCAACGAGCAGGGGCGCATCCGTTCGTTCAACCGGGCGGCTGAGCAGATCACGGGTTTTGCTCTGCAACAGGTCTACAACCGGGACGTACGGGAGCTCTTTCCCCGGCTCGATGTCTTTGGCGAAGACGGTTACCGGACACGGCAGCGGGCCGAAGCCGATATCGTCGATGCCGAGGGGCAGGTGCGCACCCTCGGCTATGCCGCCAGCCTGATCCGCGATCCCCAGGAGAGGCTGCTGGGACTGCTGGTCTCCTTTCAGGACCTGACCATGGTCAAGGAGATGGAGGAGAGGCTGCGACGGGCCGACCGTCTGGCGGCCGTCGGCCGGCTTGCGTCGGCAATGGCGCACGAGATCCGCAATCCCCTGGCATCGATCAGCGGATCGGTGCAGCTGTTGATGGAAGGCGAGAACGTCAGCGACCAGGATCGGCGGCTGATGGGCATCGTAGTGCGCGAAGCCGAACGGCTGAGCGGCCTGTTGACCGATTTTCTCGCCTATGCCCGGCCGAAGAAACCGCAGGCCGAGGTGTGCGACCTGCGGCAGCTTCTTGCCGAGGCGCTCCAGGTCTGTCGTTCCGATCCACGTTTTGCCGCCGTCGAGGTCGAAGTCCGCTGTCCGGAAGGCGCCCGTTTTCTGCTCGACCACGACCAGATCCGGCAGGTGATCTGGGATCTGCTGATCAACGCCGCCGAGGCCATGCAGCAGCGGGGGCGCATCCGCGTCAGCGTCGATCCGGATTCGGGCGGGATCGCCGTCGAGGACGACGGACCGGGAGTGCCGGTAGAGTTGCGGGAGAGGATTTTCGAACCGTTCTTCACCACCAAACCGGGAGGCACCGGGCTCGGCCTGGCAACGGTGCACGGCATCGTCGAGGCGCATGGCGGGCAGCTGATCGTCGGCAAGGGCGAGCTGGGCGGCGCCTGTTTTCGCATTCTTCTCGGCCGGCAGGCCGTCTTGAACTGA
- a CDS encoding sigma-54-dependent transcriptional regulator — MTTSPHRILIVDDEESMREFLGIMLSREGYDVESAQDGGQGIDMLRRGNFDLVITDIQMPRVDGFGVLKHVLEHLPETIVIMITAFSSTEQAVEAMKLGAYDYITKPFKNDEIRLIVKNALERRELRRENRQLRRELQDRYSFHNLIGKSKAMRVVYDLVEKVAGSRVNVLITGESGTGKEMVARAIHFSSDRAGEAFVPINCGAIPENLLESELFGHEKGSFTGAVQRKEGLFEVAAGGTLFLDEIGELPPMMQVKLLRVLQDREIRRVGGTKNISVDVRIIAATNKDLESEVAEGRFREDLFYRLNVIRIDLPPLRQRREDIPLLINHFFEKYTGRPMPQIDDTAMRHLLDYAWPGNIRELENVVERCTVLGTADGPLTCDALPEQMLNAGRGRSESLTDIPENGLDLERYLADIEKEILLKALDRTGGVRKKAAELLGISFRSMRYRLAKFGLGEDDETAGDE, encoded by the coding sequence TTGACCACATCCCCCCACAGAATTCTGATTGTCGACGACGAAGAAAGCATGCGCGAGTTTCTCGGCATCATGCTGAGCCGCGAGGGTTACGACGTGGAGTCGGCCCAGGACGGGGGACAGGGCATCGACATGCTGCGCCGGGGGAATTTCGACCTGGTGATAACCGATATCCAGATGCCGCGTGTTGACGGTTTCGGCGTTTTGAAGCATGTGCTTGAGCATCTTCCCGAAACCATCGTCATCATGATCACCGCCTTTTCCTCGACCGAGCAGGCGGTCGAGGCGATGAAACTCGGTGCCTACGACTACATCACCAAACCGTTCAAGAACGACGAAATCCGCCTGATCGTCAAGAACGCTCTCGAGCGGCGTGAACTGCGGCGCGAGAATCGCCAGCTGCGACGAGAACTGCAGGACCGCTATTCCTTTCACAACCTGATCGGCAAGAGCAAGGCCATGCGCGTGGTCTACGACCTGGTGGAAAAGGTGGCCGGCAGCCGGGTCAATGTGCTGATCACAGGCGAAAGCGGCACCGGCAAGGAGATGGTGGCCCGCGCCATCCACTTCAGCAGCGACCGGGCCGGCGAGGCCTTCGTGCCGATCAACTGCGGCGCCATTCCAGAAAACCTGCTGGAGAGCGAGCTGTTCGGACACGAAAAGGGATCGTTCACCGGGGCGGTGCAGAGGAAGGAAGGCCTGTTCGAGGTCGCCGCCGGCGGCACCCTGTTTCTCGACGAGATCGGCGAGCTGCCGCCGATGATGCAGGTCAAGCTGCTGCGGGTGCTGCAGGACCGGGAGATCCGCCGGGTCGGCGGCACGAAAAACATTTCGGTCGATGTCCGCATCATTGCCGCCACCAACAAGGACCTGGAAAGCGAAGTCGCCGAAGGGCGGTTCCGTGAAGATCTCTTCTACCGGCTCAACGTCATCCGCATCGACCTGCCGCCCCTGCGGCAGCGCCGCGAAGACATTCCGCTTCTGATCAACCATTTCTTCGAAAAGTACACCGGACGGCCGATGCCGCAGATCGACGACACCGCCATGCGCCATCTGCTCGACTATGCCTGGCCTGGCAACATCCGCGAGCTGGAGAACGTGGTCGAACGCTGCACCGTGCTGGGAACGGCCGACGGTCCCCTGACCTGCGACGCGCTGCCCGAGCAGATGCTGAACGCCGGTCGGGGGCGCAGCGAAAGCCTGACCGACATCCCCGAGAACGGGCTCGACCTCGAACGGTACCTGGCCGACATCGAAAAGGAGATTCTGCTCAAGGCTCTCGACCGCACGGGCGGGGTGCGCAAGAAGGCCGCCGAGCTGCTCGGCATCTCCTTCCGTTCGATGCGCTACCGTCTGGCCAAGTTCGGGCTGGGAGAGGATGACGAGACTGCCGGTGACGAATAA